The sequence GTATGATGCGCGAACTGGTGGAGCTTTGCAAGCTGAGGAAAAATATGATCCCGATACTCGGGGATGCAACCAAACCCAGAAGCTACCTTAACCTGGTGGAGAAGGTGGATGTGCTTTACTGCGACGTGGCCCAGGCCAAACAGTCAGAGCTCTTCATGGACAACATGCGCCTCTTCCTGAAACCTGAGGGCATCGGGATCATAACCGTCAAGGCAAGGAGCATAGACGTGACTCAGAACCCCAAGAAAGTGTTCCGTGCAGAGGAATCCAAATTGAAGACTGGAGGATTCCGCGTACTTGAAAGGATAAAGCTTGAACCCTACGAGAAAGACCATATGGCCTTTGTTTGTGAATTTGCGTTTTAAATGTATTTTATATTCTTTTTTTTATTTCATTTAACTTTTTTTTTATTATTAATTCAATTAAATTGAAATTTTTATAATCATAAACTAATTTTACTATTTGTAAAATCCCTTTGAAAAATCCTGAAGGATTCTTAGAAGTTGCAACGAAATAGAAGAGGAATAAATCCATTAAAAATAAGAAATAATCCCCTAAGGGATTAAAGCATTAAAATTAGTATTATGTCAAGAATTACGAAAAGAATTCCTATGATCAGCACAAGTACTTCTCCACCCGACACCTTCTTCAGTGGTAGATCTCCCTGTTCCTTTAGCCAGTAACTGTTAAGGGTTTTCTGAACCATTAAAAATGGAATGATTAGAGCTATTATGAATATCCATGAAACAATATCCAGGAGAGGGTTACCGTTAAGCGCCAACCTTCCTTGTAAGTATACGAAAAGAACCCACGTTATTATCACAACCCAGAGAGAATAGTTTTTAACACCTGCTTCCTCAGCATATTCATGTATATCCCTGAACTGGGTTCCAACAAAATAAAGGTTGACTAAAGGTATGAAAAGGGCCAGAGTTCTAAGTCCCACATTTATATCCAGATTTTTATGGGCCTTAAAATCTCTCCAGTTACGGTAGAACCAGTAAAGTTGATAAAGTCCTCCAGTTATAACGATAAAAATTGCCAATTTGGTTGTGGACTGATAATTTGAGTATTCAATTTTATTGTGGCCATTGTTTTCACTATTTTGTGGATTGAGCTCTGTTTTAATTTCTAGTATGGGTTTTTCAAACCATGATCCACAATGTTTACATTTATCCGCATCTTTTTCAATTTCTTCACCACATTCCGGGCAAAAAACTGTATTATCACTGTTCATATTTTTTCACCTTATTTACTCAATGATACTATCTTAAAAACAAGTATTTAATAATTACTATGATTACATTAATACATGATTACAGGTATGCTGATTAAAATTTGGAATGTTATTGAATTAATGAAAAATTGGATTAAATTTATTAAATAAGGAGAAATATTAAATCAAGAAAAAATTGTGCATCGTTGAAACTGATTCAAAAATGAGTTATTTAAAAAATACATTAAAGTTCAATTAATACAGAAAAGTTTTTAATAAGAATTAAAGCTTCTCAAGGATCTTGTCAAGCACCCTCTTGGCAATTTCAGCTTTTGAGGTTAACGGAACTGTCCAAAGATCTCCATCAAGAATTATGACCTCGTTCTGGTCGGAACCGAATCCTGCACCCTCAACTGCAACATCGTTTGCAACCATGAGGTTTGCATGGGATTCTTCCATTCTTCTGCGTGCAGATTCTACAAGTTCCTCATCTGAAACCTGGTACTCTGCCTTGAAGCCCACAAGAAATATATCTGGGTTGATGTCCTTCACAGAGCTTATTATTTTAGGTGCACGTTTGAGTTTGAGCGTTAGATCCGAATCTGATGAGATTTTATCCTGGCCTTGAGAATGCACTGTGAAGTCTGAAACTGCTGCAGCAGATACAAACACATCATTTCCAGGGACAAGTTTTTGAAGTGATTCTTCCATTTTATCTGTGGATTCTGCTTCAACCACATGGAATAGTTTTGGAATACGTGTTTCTATCTTTCCACAGAGCATTGTGACTTCTGCACCTCTTCTGAAGGCTTCCTTGGCAATTTCAACTCCCATCTTACCGGAGCTGCGGTTGGTTATTCCCCGTACCTTGTCTATTGCCTCGTAGGTTGAACCTGCACTTACCAGAACGTTTTTACCCAGTAAGTTGGATTTCTGGCCTTCGGGGGAGTTCAGGTAGAGTTCCCTCATGGCCTGAAGTGCTATGTCATGGATGTCAGGGAACTTGGCCTTTCCCTCCTCGAGTTTGGGTTCAAGGAAGGTGATTCCCTCATCCTTGAGTTTCTGGATGTTACCTTCAACTGCGTTGTACATGGAATCGTGCATGGATGGAACAAATACTATTGGGGTTTCATGCCCAAATGCAGTTATAAGAAGAGTGTTTATGGGGTTGTCTGCTATTTTATATGCGAACTTGCTTATGACGTTGGCTGTGGCCGGTGCAACAAGTACAAGGTCTGTTTGAGCGTATTTAACGTGCTCTATTTCCCCTGTGAGATCAACCACCACCTTTTGACCCGTTGCAAATTCCATTGCATTGGGGTGGATGAGGTTGCATGCATCGTCACTCATGAAGCACTTTACAGTTGCTCCCTGCCTCCTGAGTTCCCTTGCAAGTTTCACAGCTTCTATTGCAGCTATACTCCCTGTAACACATAGTACGATTTCCATAGTATCAACATGAAGGTTGTTGTATTCTGGTTTGTTCTCCAGAATATTTATAATTTATTAGAAATCATCCCTGTCTATGACGAGAACAGTTTCTTCCCCGGTTAACTGTTTTATCACGTCATTTAGAGCATCAAGTCTTCCTGGAATCTTTCTGGAGTCTTCCCTGACAACCCTTATCTTGAACTTCTCATTTCCGTCGGTTCCATAGAGTATGTTTATTCCAGATATCCTTGCAGGTGCGAGTATGTCCTTTGCAACTTCCTTGAAGTCTGAATTTTCTCCTACAACCCTTATCTTCTTGCCAACCGTCCTTGAGATTTCCCTAACGATTTTTCCACTCTTTCCTATGAGCTTTCCAACCTGGTCCTTCTCTGTGACGATTATAACAATATCTCCAATTTCGATGGTCCTTTTAAAGCCTATCTTTCCTTCACCGACCCTGAAGAGTATCTTTGCAATGTCCAAGTCAAGCTGGGTTATTTCACCCTTCTTCAGCTTGTTCTCACACCCCTGACATAACATTCCACTTTTTAAACAGACATCGCATACTGGCAATACCATTTACATTCCTCCTTTTGATTATTTGATGATCGTAACATGGATTATAGACGTAGAAGATAACATTAATGCTGATTTTAAAACATACAGCTTAATCGGGTAAAATTTGATCGTGAGCCGTGTTTCTGGATAAATCTAATTAGTTAATAATTAATTTGATAACAGCAGTATAAGAACCTATTTTAAACTCTTAAAGTTTCAAATATTCTCTATTTTCTACATCGCAAGATGCAGCTAAAATAAAAGCAGATTTTAGTGGTTCTATTAATGCTTCTTATTAGTCATATAAAGATGGTACTGTAACAGATATAATTGTATCACCGCTACTAATATATAACTTTGCATGTAGGGAGGAACTGGTTTAATGTTAATAACCGAAGTTCATCACGATTTTTGAACATCAAGAACCCCATGAATCCATAAAAAACATTGAAAAGCCCCTTGAAACCTTAAAAACTGTAAAAAAAATAAGAGTTGTTGGATAAAATCTTATTTTAAAGATTAAAATCCACTTAGAAGTCCACCAAAGTCAGTTCTATCCTGTGCTGCTGGTTGACCTGCCTTGGACACTATGGTTCTTGAGAGTGAGGTCAGGTTCATGGACTGAATCCAGACTTTACCGTTTCCACGGAGGGTTGCAAAGAATATTCCCTCACCACCAAATATGATGTTTTTAAGGCCCTTTTCGTTGAGACCTCCTATCATCTCTATGTCGTAGTCTATGGTGTCTTCAAAGGCAACCAAACATCCAGTGTCTATCTGTATGGTGCCACCGTAATCTGCAGGATTGAGTTCTATGAGGTTTCCACAGGCTCCTAAAAACAGGCTACCCCTGTCGCTGAACCTTTCAAGTATGAAGCCCTCTCCTCCAAAGACTCCTGCTCCCAGCTTTTTTGTCAGGGCTATGTCGAAGTTGACTGTACTTTCTGCCGTGAGAAGCCCCTCAGACTGGACGAAGAGATCCTTGGAGCCGTCCAGTTCTATGTGTTTTATTTCACCAGGTATCATCTGTGCAAATGAAACCAGTCCTTGACTTCCCATGGGTGTGAAGTAAACAAACGCCAGGCTTTCACCTGCAAGTTTCCTTTTTCCCATGTCTATGGCTGTTCCTATTGCCTGGTCAAGGAAGCCCTTTTTCTCTTCTCTTTTACCTGAACCTAAACGTGTTTCCATGTCAACATTGTCAGTTTTCCAGAGGAACTTTCCAGCCACCCCGTAAACCTCTTCTCCAGGTGAAAGTTCAGTTACAAGCATTTGCATTGCGTTTCCAACGAGTTTATGGTTTATCATTTCTATGCCTCCTGAGAGATGCCCAATGAAATATTTTTAGTATGGATTCTCTCGAGCTAACAATTTAGATTTTAGGTGGAGAGGTTATATGATTTTCCATAGGATTTTTAGGAAAAAGCAGGTGGATCGTTCAAAGCAAACCCTCCAAACTAAACTGAATTCAACCAAAAATGAGTGAAAAAGGAACTATTATTCTTTATTTTAAAAAAAAACTCTAAATTAGGGGATAAATAATTCTAAAAAAATAAAAGAATATGTGCAGTTAAAAAATGTTTACTGCACTTTGAAACTGTTTATAACCATGTTGAAGTTGTCCTGCTGGTTGTTGAAGTCTGACTGGGTTGCACCGCAGAGTATAACGTAGATGTCGCTGTTCTCCTTGAGCCACACAGCCTGCATCTGCATCGCCGTGCCGCTTGTTGAATTCACTGTGTAAACATTTTCAAGGGCTGTTGCACCGTTGACTGTGATGTTTCCCTCAGATACGCGCTGGTAGCTTGTGTTTGTAAAGAGTGATGCGTAGTTTGCATTGTAAGCAGTCTGCAGGTCTGAACTGGTTGCATTTGACTTCTGTATCAGGACGAAGGTCTGTGGTTCTCCAGTTGTGTTGTCCACACTTTTTGGATCTCCAACAGCTGCAAGTGAGTTGTTTGATACCGCGTTTGCAGTGTTCCATGTTCCTGGATAATCAAATGAAATGCCGTTTTGAGAGTAATGGCTGGTTGTGTTGTTGGTCTCGTTCCCGCTTGAAACGCATCCAGAAACCGACACAACAAGGCACAGAAGAGCCAGTAGTATTAAAAAAGGATACTTCTTCATTTTTATTCACCTTCTTACGTAGAATTCATGATAAAATAAAAGAAAATGGGGTTTAACCCGATTGTGGACTACTATTTGTAGTAGGAGTGTTCGTGTTGGTATTCGTGTTCGTAGGTGTGGTCGTTGTCGTCTTCTTCACCGTTGTGGTGTTGGATACCTTGGTTGTGTTGGATACCTTGGTTGTGTTGGTTGTGTTGACTACAACTGCTGGTGGAAATGCACTTTCATTGAGCGTGAGCACGGCACTTGAAGTGTTGTTGGAAGGTGCTTTGAGGAACATCGCTCCCAATGTTGTTCCAACGAAAAATGCAACAACGAGAAAACCAATTAGGGCCATTTTACCCTTGGACAATCCGCTTTTTTTGGGTTTCTGATTCTTGTAAGCCAAGCTGGAAGCCTTTTTCTTGGAAGCCCTTGCCTTTGGAGAAGGCATTGTAACGTACTTCTTAACCAGTTCTTCCTTTTCCTCAGCTTCTTTCTGCTTGAACTGTTCTACCTTTTTTTCCTCAGCAGTGTCGTGGGTTAGAACTTCTTCCTTACCCTGAAGCCTTTTGATATTGTCCACAGCAAGAACTGTGCCCAATTTGTCCTCTATAACCTTTTTCTTAATGGTGTACTGTCTTTTAGAAATTTTGCCCTCAGCAAATTCTGCTTCAAGCTTTTTTAAATCATTAGTAAATCTTTCCTTATCTGAAACGATGTCAATCATCTCCTTCTGCAGGATATGAACCTAAAATCTTTATATAACCTACATTGGATCTTATGATATTTAAAATATTCTCGATCTCAGGGTCGCTTCTGTGACCCTCAAAATCCACAAAGAAGATGTAACTGCCGAGTTTTTCCTTGGATGGTCTTGACTCAATTTTTGTTAGGTTTATGTTTCGCCTTGCAAATTCTCCAAGCACATCGTAAAGATCACCAGGTTTATCCTCAAGCATTGAAAAGACTATGGATGTTTTATCCTTTCCAATTCTTGGAGCATCCTCCAGTGCAACAACAACGAATCTTGTGACGTTGTTAGCATAGTCCTGAATGTTTCTGGCAGCAATTTTTAAACCGTAGAGTTCTGCAGCTTTATTCGTTCCAATTGCCCCTGCATTCTTTTCCCCGGCAACGAGTTTGGCAGCTGCAGACGTGCTGGGTGCGGTGTGCACGGCAACACCCATATCCTCTGTGAACTTTCTGCACTGTGAAAGAGCCTGTATATGAGAATATATAACCTTTATGTCCTCAATTTTTGCTTCAGGATTTAAAAGGAGGTTTTGACTTATGGGAATCATTATCTCATTGCGTATCTTGAGGTCGTACTCATGGACCAGAAGATCCAAGGTCACGCAGACCGGACCCTCTATGGAGTTTTCAATTGGCACAACTCCAGCGTAAACCTCTCCCTTCTCAACCGCCTCAAGCACCTCCAGTATGGATTCAAACCCAACGAGTTCTCCTCCAAGTCTTGATGCAGCCTTCTCTGTGAAGGTTCCTGAGGGTCCGAAGAATCCTATTTTTTTGCCTTTGTAATCATCGTAATTTTTGTTCAGTATAAGCCACCCCTGAGATAGTTTGTGATCCTGTCACTTGTAGATTGATGTATCCTTCTTATAACTGCTTTCCCATGGTCAAATTCAAGGAGGGTTGCAACCACCCCAAGATCCCTGAGGTGTCTAACGAATTCTGCAGCATCCTCGTAGCTGTCCACGTGGATCACAAGGTCCTCTGAAGCCACTTCTCCACCTGAAACATGTTTTATCATGTCCAGCATTGGGTAGAGTATGGATTCTCCAAGTCTCTGGGCTCGCTCCTCCAGTTCCTCCCAGGATTCCTCTAACTCGTAGGCCTGGAATCCTTCCCTTATAACCCTGCTGAAGAAGAAGGATCTTCCAAATTCAAAGGGATAACTGAAGGCGTACTCCAGTTCATCTGCATGGGCCTTGGATGATGTGTACTTAAGGGGTGTTATCTTCATCCCAGGGTCCTTCATGACCACACCCTCCCTGTCTGCTTCTCCAAGTTTTTTAACAATGCCCATAATCTTTTCTGGAGCATCTTCAACATCAAAAATACCTAGAAGCTTCACAGGAGGCAGTCCATATCTTTCAAGGGTTTCAAATTTCTCATCTATTGTAAGGGGCTTGTTTGAAACCTTTTCCCTGAGGTCGAATATACGGAATCCCAGGCTTCCAATCTCAGGGTAGTAATGGGTTACGTATGGGTTTTCAGTTCCCACCATTTCACCACATATCACAATCTCAGGGTTGTCCGTGAAAAAATCAGTTAAATCCATGATTTCAGGGGCTTTTTTTGTTGTGTATGGACATATATAACCCCCACGTGTAAAAGCAGTTATTTTATTATTTACAAGAGCTATTCTAACGTTGTAGCCGTTCATCTTCTCTTCAACAGCCACCTCATCAGCGAAATGGTTTTTCAGGGCAGGGTTGAGCATCAAGGTCCTTCTTATCTTTGGAAATCCTCTTATTATTTCTATTTTATCTCCAAAACAGATCATCGTCCCTGATTCAATTTTCCCAATCCTCTTCCGGAACTGGATAGCTTCCACACCCTGAGAATCGTAGTACTTCAGGTTTCCCCTCTTGAAAGCTCCTTCTAATTTTTTTGAGTTTATATCAACGATTTTTGGTAGTTCTTTTTTTATGAAGGAGGGTAAGGCAGTGCTGTAGCTAAGTCCACATGATGGACATTTAAAAAAAAAGATTTTATGGGAATTTTGCTTCCCAATATTTATTTCCATGCTGGAATTACACTTTGAACACTTTATTTCTGGTGAAATTCAGTGAACCTCCTCAAGCTCCACTATGAATTCTAACAGATCTGTTTTGGTGATTATTCCCGCAAGCTGGTTTTCAGGGCCTCTGACAGGCACTCCACTGAAGTTTTCCTGAAGCATGAGCTTTGAAAGGTCATCAACTGTTTCATCCTGTGCTATGGTTTTAACGTTCTGTGTCATCACATCCTCAACCAGGAGGTTTCTTATCCTTGCAGGTTTGTACTTATCTGGAACCACTTTTCTGAATGAGGTTACAGCTTTTGCTATGTCCTTTGCAGTTATAATTCCCACGAGTTCATTTTCCTCCACAACTGGCAGTCTTCCTATTTCCTTATCTATTATGCATCGTCTTGCATGCACCAGTCTGTCTGTTGGACTTATGGTCACGAGATCCTGTTTCATTTTACCTTCAACCAGGGTGTTGTTGAAGGGTTTTCCCTGACAGATCTCTATGAAGTCGGTTTTTGTGAGCATACCAATGATTTCACCATCATCCACAACTGGCATTCCCCCGATCTTGTTTTCTATCATGGTTTTTGCTGCGTTTCCTATGCTCCTTGTACTTTCAACTGTGATTGGGGCTGGGGTCATGACGGTTGAAACATGGAAGTGTGAAGGTGCCATGTTTCCGTACTTCGATGATCCTAAACTTGTGGCTATGTCCTTTTCAGTTACCATTCCCACGAGTTCTTTTACATGTTCTGTGTTTGTGTTTACAACTGGGAGACGTGATATTCTGTGTTTTTTAAGGAGTTTCAGTGCATCTTGGATGTTCTGATCTTTGTCTATTACAACAGCGCCTTCTTTCATTATATCTTTTACATGCATCTTTTTTCCCCGCTAAGTTTTTACATCCCTTTTTATTATCCAATCGATTCTTGAACTTACCTTACAATCACTGTATTCCTTTAATTATGTCTGTTTTTGTGATTATTCCTGTAAGATCATCTCCTTCCACGACTGGAAGACCTCCTATATCTTCACGGATCATTGTATCTGCAGCTTTAGCTGCATCCTCATCCCCAGAAATTTTTATCATATCGTTTTGCATTATGTCTCCTGCAGTTAGCATTGAAACCATTCTAACGTTTTTCTTACTTTTTCCCTCCTCGGAATTTCTCAGGAAGTATATCTTCTCAACGTTAACCCCGGTTTCAGGATCCTCCACGTATGCAAAGGATATATTTTCAGGAGTGATCATTCCAACGGGCTCATTGTCCCTGATCACAACAACCTTTCCTATGTTGTTTTCTTCCATTACGCCTATAACATGTGCTATGCTGTGATTTTCGTTTACGGTTATGACTTCTGGAGTCATTAGTTTTGAAACCTTCCATCTGCCCTGGAATTTTTTGCTGTAAAATTTCATGATGTCTGTTTTGGTTACGAGCCCTGCAAGTCCATCTTCATCAGCCACTGGGATGGAGCTTATACCCTGTTTTATCATGATTTCAACGGCAGTTTTTACATCGTCTTGAGGTGCCACGGTCACAGGGTTTGGGGTCATGACCCTCCTTATTGAGATCTTGTCTATTGGTCTCATTTTCCATTTTGGACCTTTACCCCTCATTTTTCTGGTTAGATCTTTTTCTGTGACCATGCCAACAGGTTTTTCTTCCCCGTCAACAACGATTATTCTGCTGAATCCATTTTTGAGCATGAGTTTTCTTGCATGTTCCACATGCTCGTTTTCACCGACTACAATAACTTTATCGTTCATCACATCTTCAATTTTCATGATATCCTCCAAACTGGCTTTGAATATCTTCTTAAATTTTTAAACGATTTTTTTTGAAGTTTTTTTTGAAGTTCTATGGATTTTAATCCAAGTATCATGCTTATTCAATTACAAAAAACTGGGCTTTTTTAAGGCCCAATTTTTGCAAACCGTAACCTGATCAAACCTTTATAGCCTTTAGAATATCACTTTCAGTTATTATTCCCACCAGTTCATCGTTTTGAATCACTGGAAGTCCTCCTATTCCTTCGAGTTCCATTGAACTGCAGAGATCTCCCAGTCTTGTGTTTGGAGTTGTTGCCACAACCTTGGTTTCCATTATGTCAACTATGGTTGTGTTCAGAATATCCTCGGCACTGTTGGTAACGAGTCTTCCAAAGAGACTGTTTTTCCCAAGGAATCCAAGTATATCTGTGGCGGTTAGGATGCCCACGATCTTATCGACCTCAGGGTGGGGGGTTTTACGTTCCTCTCCAACCACAGGAATCCTTCGAAGCTTGTTTCTAACCATTATCTTGGATGCGCCTTCAATCCTTGTACCGGGGGTTGTTGTTATAACGTCTTCGGTCATGAAGTCTTCAACAAGTTCGTCTGTGAGCACACCTGCAAGTAAACTTACAAAGTCCCTTTCTGAAACAATTCCAACGATTTTCTGGTTGGAATCCACAACAGGTAATCCTCCAACTTCTTTTTCAATCATCTTGTTGACTGCATGAGCCAAAGAATCCTTATGACTTATGGTTTCAACATCTCGAGCCATTATCTTCTTAACGGATTCATTTATGGCTGCCAGGAAGTTTCCTTCGTATTTATCCTCCATGATCCTGTACTTGTCGCCTCCACCAAGGAAGTCCAACATGTCCATGGAAGTTACTATTCCAAGAAGTTTACCTGTTCCTGGATCAGTTATTGGAAGTCTTCTGAACTTGTTTTTCACCATTATTTCAGCGGCTTCTTTTATGGTGGCAGTCTGGGGTGCTGTAACCACCGTTTTCTTTGCGATGCTCATTACATCGCCTTCGTGCTCTGAGGCATGTGTTTCAAATTCCACAGGACCTCGATCCATAGCTTTTACTAAATTTATAGTTTCTTTTCTTCTCATCAATACACCTCTTGTGAAAGATGAACTTGACATTTAATGATTGAATCAATGAATCATGGATTAATTAATTGACTTTTAATATAATCATTTAATACAAGGCTTAGATCTATGAAAAGAATGTAACGAATAGAAAAATTTAAAGAAATGATTGTTTAGGGTATGGAATCTAAAAAATAATCTGAAAAGTAATCTGAAAAATAATTCTGTCTTTGGTCCATTATCCCGTCTCGGGAGTGAAAATGGATGCTGTGAACGTAGGATCAGTTCAGGTATGAGCATAATATATCTTCTCGTGAAACTATGCCAACTAAATCTGCTTCTTTTGCTCTTTTGGGTTCTTTTTTAACGTACACTGGATTTTCAACTATTGGAATGCGACCTATATCGTGTTCAACGATCATCTCTGCTGCTTCCTTGATTCCAGTTTCGAGTGTTGCAACGATTGGGGGTGTCTTCATGACCCTCTCAACACGGATGGATCTGGTTTCACCAGATTTACCCCACATAAAATGCCCTGAATCTATTATGTCTTTACGTGTTATTATACCTATGATCTTTTCCTTCTTCATAACTGGAAGTCCTGAAAACCCTGTTTCATCCATCTGGTTCCAAACATTGGATATGGTATCATCGTGGTTACAGGTGACAACCTTCCTCTGAATCACATCACTGATGCTGCCCCTGGGAGCCTCACCATTGTAAAGAAATTTTTTGATCAAATCTCCAACGGTTACAATTCCAACAAGTTGCATACTTCCCTCTGATTCAATAACTGGGGCTTGTAAAGTATTAGATTTTATTAAATCGCGGCTCAGTTCGGTTATGTCCATTTCGGGTGTTGCAACAACCAGGGGTTTTCCCATTATTCCCTTGGCTTCCACATTTGATTTAGTTGCAGATATGCTCATCATGTCTCCGCGGGTTATCATTCCCTCAAGATGGTTACCTGAAACAACAGGTACTGAACGGAACCATCCTTCTCTAAATATTGATCTTACCTTTGTTGCATGGGCATCTATTGAAACAGTTACAGGATCCGATGTCATAACATCTTTAACTTGGCTCAAGTTACTCACCTTCTAACTCTTCTTTACACTCCTCACAAACAAATTTTCCATCAATTTCATCAAGATATTCTATATAATTCCCACATACCTCACATACTCCAGGTACGGATTTCTCTGCATCTCCGTATTCAACGGGGTTTGTCATTTTAGCGCTTTCAACCAGTATCTCAGTGAGTTCAGGTGAGACCATGACAACATCCGTTGATGTCAGAATACCTACGAGAACTCCTTTGTTGACAACTGGAAGCCTTCTTATATCATTTTTTGCCATGAGCCTTGCGGCTTGATTCAGTTCACTTCCTGGATCGATCACTATGAGGTTTTTGGTCATTATTTCACCGATGGTTATTTCACTGGCCTTGATATCCTTTGAAACAACCTTCGCAATTACATCACTTTCTGTGATCAATCCTTCAGGTTCAGTGTTGCTCTTGACTATGATGCAGCCTATCTTGTATCTGGTCATTAAAACTGCTGCGTCAGCAACTGTGGTCTTGGGATCCGCTGTAACTACGTGTGATGTCATTGCATCGTGTACTGTGAATTTGTCCATCTCCATTTTAAAACCTCCTATCTCACCTTTAGAAGTTTGTGAACTTGAGGTATCGTTAGCACATCTAAATGTTCTCCTGCCCTTTCAGAGAATTTGAACAATTCAGATGTCCTATCTTCCCACATATCCAGTGGACTTACGGGTTGAATAACCATGGACAGTTTTGAGGTGTCTTCCACCTCAGATTCTATCCTCGAGGCTATCGATCCCACCAGATCAACACTGGTTGAGGGCATCACAACAACTTTGCTGTAGGTATTTATCCCCTCATGGCTTAATAGTTTTATCGATTTTATTTCCGAATCCAGGAGATCCTCCCAGTCGGAAGAAGCTTCGTGTTCTGGTAATTTTATATCTACAGATGCATAGTTTATTAATTTAACTATTTTAGCTAATTCATCAGGCAACGAACCATTGGTTTCGATTAAAGATTTGAAATCATGTTCTTGGAGAAAATCCTTTATAAAATCTGCATGTAGCAAGGGTTCTCCACCCGTGAAGGATATAGAATGAAAATCCGGAGTCAATAATCCGTTTACTTTTTTATATAGTTCTTCTGTTGAAATTTCCTCACCATAGATGGGATCTCGGCTTTTTGAGGTGTCACAGTAGTTGCAGCTTAAGTTGCATCCGGAGAACCTTACAAAAACCTGTCTTCGGCCTATTAGAGTCCCTTCGCCCTGAATGCTTGAAAAAACCTCACTTATACGGGATTTCATTTTAAAACCTGCTTTAACCCCTTTTAGTCCCTATTTTTTGTGAAATAGGCGCCTTGACCTATTCCTTCATTCACACATATCTGGACGCTGGATATTTCTCCATTTAAAGCCTCAAGCTCCCTGTAAAGTTTCTCAGCGAAGTACTCTGAA is a genomic window of Methanobacterium congolense containing:
- a CDS encoding CBS domain-containing protein; amino-acid sequence: MHVKDIMKEGAVVIDKDQNIQDALKLLKKHRISRLPVVNTNTEHVKELVGMVTEKDIATSLGSSKYGNMAPSHFHVSTVMTPAPITVESTRSIGNAAKTMIENKIGGMPVVDDGEIIGMLTKTDFIEICQGKPFNNTLVEGKMKQDLVTISPTDRLVHARRCIIDKEIGRLPVVEENELVGIITAKDIAKAVTSFRKVVPDKYKPARIRNLLVEDVMTQNVKTIAQDETVDDLSKLMLQENFSGVPVRGPENQLAGIITKTDLLEFIVELEEVH
- a CDS encoding CBS domain-containing protein, with translation MKIEDVMNDKVIVVGENEHVEHARKLMLKNGFSRIIVVDGEEKPVGMVTEKDLTRKMRGKGPKWKMRPIDKISIRRVMTPNPVTVAPQDDVKTAVEIMIKQGISSIPVADEDGLAGLVTKTDIMKFYSKKFQGRWKVSKLMTPEVITVNENHSIAHVIGVMEENNIGKVVVIRDNEPVGMITPENISFAYVEDPETGVNVEKIYFLRNSEEGKSKKNVRMVSMLTAGDIMQNDMIKISGDEDAAKAADTMIREDIGGLPVVEGDDLTGIITKTDIIKGIQ
- a CDS encoding CBS domain-containing protein → MRRKETINLVKAMDRGPVEFETHASEHEGDVMSIAKKTVVTAPQTATIKEAAEIMVKNKFRRLPITDPGTGKLLGIVTSMDMLDFLGGGDKYRIMEDKYEGNFLAAINESVKKIMARDVETISHKDSLAHAVNKMIEKEVGGLPVVDSNQKIVGIVSERDFVSLLAGVLTDELVEDFMTEDVITTTPGTRIEGASKIMVRNKLRRIPVVGEERKTPHPEVDKIVGILTATDILGFLGKNSLFGRLVTNSAEDILNTTIVDIMETKVVATTPNTRLGDLCSSMELEGIGGLPVIQNDELVGIITESDILKAIKV
- a CDS encoding CBS domain-containing protein, with translation MSQVKDVMTSDPVTVSIDAHATKVRSIFREGWFRSVPVVSGNHLEGMITRGDMMSISATKSNVEAKGIMGKPLVVATPEMDITELSRDLIKSNTLQAPVIESEGSMQLVGIVTVGDLIKKFLYNGEAPRGSISDVIQRKVVTCNHDDTISNVWNQMDETGFSGLPVMKKEKIIGIITRKDIIDSGHFMWGKSGETRSIRVERVMKTPPIVATLETGIKEAAEMIVEHDIGRIPIVENPVYVKKEPKRAKEADLVGIVSREDILCSYLN
- a CDS encoding CBS domain-containing protein → MEMDKFTVHDAMTSHVVTADPKTTVADAAVLMTRYKIGCIIVKSNTEPEGLITESDVIAKVVSKDIKASEITIGEIMTKNLIVIDPGSELNQAARLMAKNDIRRLPVVNKGVLVGILTSTDVVMVSPELTEILVESAKMTNPVEYGDAEKSVPGVCEVCGNYIEYLDEIDGKFVCEECKEELEGE
- a CDS encoding 7-carboxy-7-deazaguanine synthase QueE: MKSRISEVFSSIQGEGTLIGRRQVFVRFSGCNLSCNYCDTSKSRDPIYGEEISTEELYKKVNGLLTPDFHSISFTGGEPLLHADFIKDFLQEHDFKSLIETNGSLPDELAKIVKLINYASVDIKLPEHEASSDWEDLLDSEIKSIKLLSHEGINTYSKVVVMPSTSVDLVGSIASRIESEVEDTSKLSMVIQPVSPLDMWEDRTSELFKFSERAGEHLDVLTIPQVHKLLKVR